A segment of the Sphingobacterium oryzagri genome:
CGCCGATGCGGCCTCCCCGACCGAGTCTCTTTATCGCACGCTGGAGTTATTGCAAAGTAATCCGGCAAACCAAATTGTGATCATCAGCGGACGCCCGCATGAAACACTAGATCGCTGGTTTGGTCGGAAAGACTATTATCTCGTGGCAGAGCACGGTGCCTGGAGCAACTATCCAGAGCACACCTGGCAAAGCAAAAACCATATCTCTACACGCTGGAAAATTCCGGTAAAACATATCATGAACAAATTTGCGAATCGCACAGCCGGTGCCATTGTCGAGGAAAAAACGTATTCGCTGGCTTGGCACTACCGCAAGGCACAAACGGGACTGGGGCAGCTGCGTTCGCAAGAACTGGTGGATAGCTTGCGTTACCTCATACCGCACCACGGCTTGCAACTCTTAATGGGGGACAAAGTTATCGAGGTAAAAAACAGCGAACTCAACAAAGGCAAAGCAGCGATGGAAATTGTGGCAGACTACCAACCGGACTTTATCTTCGCCATTGGCGATGATGCAACGGATGAAGACATGTTTCTCGAACTACCTCAAGAAGCCATCACCGTCAAAGTAGGCAACAAAAAATCAGCCGCGCAATTTTACGTGGAAAGTCAGGAAGAGGCGGTTAGCCTCATCGATTACTTCGCTACAAAAAATCTGGATCTCCCGCCGGAGTCAACATCGAATGCTCATCTTCAAAAATTATAAAATTATAACATGAATAACGAAAAAAAGCATGTCTACAATACGGGAATAATTGGTAACTGTGCCTTTATTGCCCATGTTGAAAAAACGACAAACATCAGTTGGCTTTGTTGGCCTTCTTTTCAAGACTCCTTCGTGTTTGGCGGTTTGCTGGACAAAGGCTTGGGAGGCGAATTTTCCATTTTGCCCAGTACGACTATTCTGAACAGCGAACAACATTATATTGAAAATACGAATATTCTGACGACTACCATCAAAGCGGAAGATGGCAGCTACCGCGTCACAGATTTTGCGCCGCGCTTCGAACAATATGAGCGCTACTATAAACCTTTAATGTTGATTCGCAAGATCGAGCCGATTAGTCGTCGCCCTAAAATACGCGTTACCTGCGAGCCCGTATTTAATTATGGTGAACAAGCTTTGGATAAATCGCGTGGTAGCAATCACATTCAGTTTGAACGAGCAGATGTCAAAATGCGCCTGGCCACTAATATGCCGATCAGCCATTTTTTTGAAGATATCCCCTTCGTTTTGAGTAAACCAATTTATTTGGTTCTGACTTATGGAAGTCCGTTTGAAGCACCGATAGAGCGCACGGCGGAAGATTTCTTGAAACGCACGAAGCAGTATTGGCAGCGATGGGTCAAAAACGCTTCCATCCCGCCATTTTATCAGCGGGAAGTAATTCGCTCGTCGCTGGTGCTCAAACTACACCAGTATGAAGATACGGGTGCTATCATCGCAGCAAGTACAACGAGCTTACCTGAATTTCCAGGATCTGGGCGTAACTGGGATTATCGTTACTGTTGGTTGCGCGACAGCTATTATGTGTTGCAAGCGCTAAGCCATATCGGTCATTTTGAGGAAATGGAGAAATATGCCTCGTATATTGCCAATATCACACAAACCGATACGGGCCGACTACAGCCGCTGTATGGCATTATGGGCGAGCATAAACTCGAAGAACAAACGCTGGACTATCTGACCGGTTACTTAGGAAATCGACCTATTCGTATCGGAAACCAAGCATCAGAGCATATTCAAAATGATGTTTATGGCCAAGCGTTAATCGCACTCCTTCCCCTATTTACCGACCATCGTTTCCGCCACCAAAATCATGCGTTCACGGAAGAATGGACCAATTTTATCTTAGATAAAATCGAGGCAACGATCGATGAAAAAGATGCGGGCATCTGGGAGTTCCGAAATTTCGAAAATCGACACTGCTACTCCAATTTATTTCAATGGGCTGGCGCTACTGCCGCCTTAAAAATAGCTAAGCAGTATGGCTTTAAAGATATGGCTACGCGTGCTACACAACTACGCGAAAAAGCTATACAACATATCGAGCATTGTTATGATGAAGAGAAACAGGTGTATACAAATGCTGTAGAAAGTGAAAACCTCGATGCTTCTACCCTACAGCTCATTATGATGAATTACCTCGATCCGTCGAGCGATCGGGCAAAGCGACACCTGGAGCAACTGGAAAAGGAATTGAAAGGTGAACACGGATTATTTTACCGTTACTTGCATCGAGACGATTTTGGCAAACCTAAAGCAACATTTCTGGTATGCGCTTTTTGGTATGTTGAGGCGTTAGCCTGTGTGGGTCGATTAGATGAAGCGCAGGAAGTATTTAAGCAGTTGCTTTCGTTTGGTAACCACTTGATGCTGTTTAGCGAAGATGTGAATGAAGATGATGGCAGTCAGTGGGGAAACTTTCCGCAAGCATACAGCCATGTAGGGCTCGTGAATGCCGCCTATAGAATTTCCATGAAATTGGATAGTCCGGTATTTTTTGAGAGCTTATACGAGCAATAGTCAAAAATAAAAAATGGCGGTTTGAATACCGCCATTTTTGTTATACAAAAAAGACCTTGTTACCCTATTTTTCGTAGAAAAACAGGAAGTAGGCTAAGGCCAATATCGCCACGGCGATCACGATAGTCCAGGCTATCGTTCTTGCTGCCGGTTTATCATTAACTTCTTCTTGTGCCGATTGAGGAACTTCCTTACGAGGTGTGTCATCTCTTGGCTCTTCCGGATCGTAAATTTCTCTCTTTTCTTCCATGATATTATTAATTAGTGATTTGCTTATCTCACTTATCCATGTGCTTTATTTCCATCAACACGGGTAAGTATATAGTAAAAACACCGGCACAAAGCGAGATGTTCAGCAAGTAGTCCGAAAACGTATAAATTCCACCCAAATTCACGTACTTATACGTATCAAGATTAACTAAAACTGCGTGAAAGTCGGTCATGTAAGCCATATTTCAAGTAATAATTGCTAAAACGTTCAGCAGGCAATAGTGGTTATACAGGTAATGATACATTAGATATTTATGGAATAAGGAGAAGGATATGGCAAAAGACCACGGCAACCAGATAAAAGATGATGCGAAATACGAGGCGCTTCGTAAAGACGGTATGAGTCAGGAAAAAGCGGCGCGTATAGCAAACAGTCCCGGCGCAAGTACGCGGGGCGGCAAGGCATCAAAATTGGAAGAGCGAACAAAAAAAGAATTGGTAGAACAAGCGAAGAAAATTGGCATTACCGGGCGACACAACATGAAAAAATCGCAACTTGTCGAGGCGATACGAAATCACTAAAACGTTTATGAGCGAAACGCAACAGATGGAAATCTTAGCCTTAAAAGAGGCGGGATTACGGTATATAAGTGGTACGGAAGATGGCTACTGCCGCATACTGAAGGGCAAGAAATTTGTTTATTTGGATAAAAAAAGCCAACCGATTTCAGACGAGCGTATTCTGGAACGTATTAAAGCACTCGTTTTACCGCCAGCCTGGACGGCAGTATGGATTTGCAGACACCCGAACGGACATTTGCAGGCGACGGGCGTTGACGCTCGTGGACGTAAGCAATATCGGTATCATCCAGACTGGACGTCGTTACGAAGTGAAAAAAAATTCGTCAACCTCTATACGTTCGGTAAACGACTGCCTTTACTAAAAAAACAGCTGGTTCGTGATCTGCGAAAGCGGTCGTTGCTTCGGGATAAAGTTTGTGCTTTAGCGATAGCGGTGATGGACAAAACCTCTTTCAGAGCCGGAAACCGAAGTTACGAAAAAGCAAATGGCTCATACGGATTGACGACGTTGAAGAATAGACACATCAAGAAAATTTCTACCAATAAGCTCTTCTTTAAATTTGTTGGTAAAAAAGGTGTACTGCAACAGAGCTACCTCAAGGAAAAGAGCTTGGTAAAGTTGCTTCTAAAAGTAAAAGAGATACCCGGGCAGCGCATTTTTCAATATTACGACGAAGCAGGAGAAATCAGGGCTTTGGAATCTGGCGATATTAACAACTATCTCAAAGACGCAATGAAAATGGATGCCAGCTGCAAGAATTTCCGGACATGGAATGGCTGTTTACTGGCGCTGGCCAACATGCTTACCTTACCGATTCCGGAGAATAAAACTATGCGAAAGAAAAATATGCTAGCCTTGATTGATAACGTCGCGCAAACCCTAGGTAACACGCGTACCGTTACCCGATCGCATTACATTCACCCACGCATACTGCTGCACTACGAAAATGGCAAACTCGATAGCTGGATTAAAAAGATGCAATCTAAGCAAGAAGAAGTGCTGGATGCCGCAATTAAGAAAAAATTATTTTCTTTACTAAAAAACGCAGCTACCGATTAAGGAGCTGCGTTTTGTTGATTTTCACAAGAGCTTCAGCTTATCTGTTGCCCGTTGTTATCACGATTTCCTTTGCATTTACCAGCTTATCGTGTGCCAACTTGTAACCGCTATTTTTCTTTCCATCTACCTTGATCGCCTTTATATAATCGCCCTGTCCTTCTTTGCGAATTACGATTTGTGACGTTCCCTGATAAAAATCAGGATTTAAATGTATCGTCACCTTATCAAATACCGGTGTTACCACCGTATAATCCGGCCGACCGGGACATAGCGGATAAATGCCCATCATATTCATCAAAGCCCAGGTAGACATTGTGCCAGTATCATCATTCCCCGGGATGCCGCCTGGTGAATTGGTAAAGTGTTCTTGCAAAATAGTTTTTACCAGTTTCTGCGTGCGCCACTCTTCACCAGCGATTTCTGAAAAAATATGTGGGTATAGCATGTCAGGTTCATTTGTTACATCGAAATAGCCCTTATCAAAAGTTGATTGCAGACGTTGCACAAAATTTTTCTTACCGCCCATGAGTTTCACCAGTCCGTCGATATCATACGGAATAGCAAAGCTATAATTCCAGGCGTTACCTTCGTGAAAACCATGATTTGGCTCAAAATTAGCGCCCATCAACGGATCGAACGGTGAAAGAAAATCGCCATTGGGTAGTATCGGTCTGAATGTACCATATTCTTTAGAATAATAATGTTGATAACCATTAGCACGCGCTGCAAACATTTTCGCGTCGTCCGTTTTACCCAAAGATTTAGCTAGCTGTGCCAAATTCCAGTCGGCTACGTAATACTCAATCGCATGCGATACGGAGTTGTCAAACGAATCCCGCAAAGGCACATAATTATATTTTACGTAATCGGCATTGTCTGGACGGATACGATTACTGCTATCGGTTACCGTTGCCGATTTATAAAACGCAGCGTAGGCCGCGTCGATATCATAATCGCGTATTCCTTTCATCCAGGCATCCACGATCACGGGAATCGCCGGGTCGCCATCCATCGTGTATGATTCACGGCTATACAGCTCCCATTTAGGCATCCAGCCGTGCTCTTTGTACATACCTATCATCGAGCGTATCATCGCCGTTTGCCGATCAGGGAAGAGTAAACTCATCAACGGTTGCACATTTCTGTAAGTATCCCACAATGAAAAAACGGTATACCTGTTGCCGGTTGTTTTTAACGTTTCGCGAGTTTCCATAGCCGGATATTCGCCGTTCACATCCTGAAAAATATTCGGATGGATTAGTGCATGGTATAGCGCCGTGTAAAACACCGTTTTTTGATCGGCTGTTCCGCCCTCAACCTCAATTTTCGAGAGATCGTCATTCCATTTCGCTTCAGCCGCAGTCTTGATCGCGTCAAAGTCGCCCTTAGGTTGCTCGGTCTTTAGATTCTCGCGTGCATTTGCGATGCTGACGAAAGAAACAGCTAGTTGCACTTCAACGGTCTCCTCTTCGGCTGTTTCAAACGAGAAAAAAGCACCAATATCGTCTCCAGCAAGTATATCTTTATAATCGGTGAAGAGCTTATACTTTCCCGCATCTTTGTTCCAGTCATTTTCCCAGGCTGCTCCTGGACGTTGGAATTTCCAATAGCCGGTTTTGCTAGGCTTTTTATTGATCCGTAACACAAAGTAGATCGGGTAAACGGCTTGATTGTTTACATAACAGAACGAGCCCAATAACTTGGAACCTTCAATTTCCGTTTCGCTTACTTGCCGCACCGATGCGCCCGTTTCGTTGGTCAAGCCTTCGCCCAAGTTAAGTAAGATATGGTTTGTTCCTTTCGGAAACGTAAAGCGTGTAGTACCCACGCGTTGTGTTGCTGTGGCTTCTGCCTTGATTTTGTATTTATCAAGCACATTGCTGTAATAGCCTGGCGTCGCCTTTTCTGCGCTGTATGTACTTCCATATTTTCGATAATCTACTTCCAACGTGCCTGATGTGGCCATCAACAGCAAACTTCCCATATCCGGACAACCAACACCGCTGAGGTTTACATGTGAGAAACCTGTAAAATAAGCGTTTTTAAACTCATACGGGGTCGACCACCAGCGCGCGTCTTTATCAAACTCATTTAGCGTAGATCCCATAACGTTGAAAGGAGATACATTCATCAATCCTTGTGGCACCTGCGCACCGGGATTGGTCGTTCCGTAATTGGACGTCCCGATAAAAGGATTCACATAATCAACCGGCCGCTTTTGTGCGAAGACAGCCCCACATAAAAACAGCAGTGTTACACCGTATTTTGTTAGTAATCGCATATAATAAAGTAAAAAATTAAAATTAAACGCACGATAATTGTCTATGCACTGACTTTTAGTGTACGCACGACAAAGGAACTCATTCTTGAACAAATAGCGTTGTATTTCTTGGTATTTTTTTGTGCGAGCAGCCGTCAGCATGTGAAAAATGAAGTCGCATAACCAAGGGGATGGATATGCCGATCTGAATTTTCACGGCTTGAAAAACCGGCTCGAGAGAAGGACACAAAAACAGCATTGCAATCTGCAGCCGTAAAAAAATCAATTGGTAAGGTGAGGACCGCTACGTCCGGACCGTAATTTTGTTTACTGGAAAAAAAGAGATGGAAAATTAAATCAATTACAGTATATTCAGGGATGTCATTTCATTAAAAAATTTTAACTACGCTCATCATGCAAACAATTCCTATTTACCAGGTCGATACTTTTACAACAGAACGCTTTAAAGGAAATCCTGCGGCTGTTTGTCCGCTAGACGCTTGGCTCGATGACGATACCTTATTAGCTATTGCAGCAGAAAACAACCTATCAGAAACGGCATTCTACGTTCGTAAGGAAGATCATTTCGAGATCCGTTGGTTTACGCCGGCCACCGAGGTGGATCTATGTGGACATGCAACGCTCGCAAGCGCGTACGTCATGACGCATTTCGAACCGGATGTTACTGCAAGCATCGCCTTGTTTTCTCCGCGGAGTGGACATTTGAATGTCGCTGTTAAGGACGATGTGTATAGCCTGGACTTCCCTACTGACAGCTTACAAGAGGTAGCTTTAAGCGAGGCACTCCTTGCGACAACAGATAAAAAACCGCTACGTGCTTTTCGCGGAAAAACAGATTACTTGTTGATCTTCGAATCACAGGCAGATATTGCATCGATGAAGCCCAACCTGCAAACTATCGCGCAGCTAGATGCGCGCGGACTCATCGTTAGTTCCGCTGGCGAGCAACACGATTTTGTATCCCGATTTTTTGGTCCTGCAGTGGGCGTTGATGAAGATCCCGTTTGCGGATCTGCCCATACTACGCTTATTCCCTACTGGGCAGCGGCACTTGAAAAAGATCAGCTACGCGCATATCAGCTTTCCAAACGCGGTGGCGAGTTACAGCTCGGATTGCACGCGGAGCGGGTTAGTATTGCTGGTGCTGCCGCTTTGTATCTGAAAGGTGAAATTTATATTTAAACGATCAGATTACACAAAAAAAGAGCTCGACGAGCTCTTTTTTTGTGTAATCTATTTTTTGTTGGTTAGATAAAATCCATCCAATTCGCATTTTCGTGATACTCTACAATGGGCGAAGCACTATTGATATTCGAAAAGTCGGATAGCAATTTGCGGATATCCATCTGCATATGTTTAAAACTATTTTCAAAGAGATCGTTACGGAAACCTTTTGTCGTCATATTAAAAACATACTGCAGCGTGATCAAGCGGGCAATAACCTTTCCTAGTACAATAAGCTGCCTTTGCGCCATGCTTTCCGGCAAAGTGAAATCCAACAGTTTGGTAAATCGATCGCCGATCAGCGTCGTTTGCTCGAGTGATTGAATAAGCAGGCCAAAATTAGGTTGTTTTTCTTTTTTCATTTGCTTGACTACGATTTCCGCAATCTGCGTGTATAACATCTCGTTTGAGCCTTCGAAGATCTGGAACGGGCGACTATCCACAATGCCGCGACCAGCTACGTGATCGATCTTGTAACCACTTGAACCAGACAATTGTACACAGATCTGCGCAGCTTCCTGCATTAAATCGGTCACCAGTGCCTTCATCGAGTTAGCTTCCAATCCTTTTGTTGCCAAATCTTGATCTATCCCGGAGATCGCTGTGCTGCGCGCGCACATACCAGAACACAACGAAAACGACGATTGTATACGCGAAAGTTGATATTGCACAGCATCCAAATCCAACAGTTTTTGGTTACCTACTTTTCTGTTTTTACAGTGTTCCAATGCTTCATCCAACATCCGCTTGATAAAGCCCATGCCCATACCTGGAAATTGTAAACGACTGCGGTGCAAAATATCCAGCATCATTTTTATACCGGTGCTGTGCTGTAGCAATTTTTGCTGGGCAGGCACGGTAATATCGATGGTATTAAGACCATACGGAATCATGTATAAGCCCAAATTGTTAAAGTAATGCTCTACATGTATGCGTTGATCATCTTTACTATTATCAGTAACGAAGAAATCGATATCGCGAGCCAGTTCGCCATCGGCCAGGCGTTTTCGCGCTGCCACAAGCCAAAACTCCGCCATACCTGTCAAACCTTGCCAATGTTTGGTACCATTTAACCGGTATGTGTCTTGTTCTTGTGTATAATAGGTACGCATGTTAAGTGCATCACTTCCAAAGTCGGGCTCCGTAATCATCAATCCGCCCATAGCCTGGCCTGTTAGAAAACGATCAAAAATATACGGTTTGATGCTATCATCGCCATATTTGGCAAAGGGCTCCAAAAAGAGCGCGATGTTTATTCCGAAGGTTAAAGATAATGGTAACGATTCATAAGACGCCGCGGCCAGAATACCTAAACATTCCTTAACTTGTGTACCACGACCTCCGTATTCTTCTGGAATAGCCACAGAAAGTGGCTTATGTTCCATTATGCCGTTCCATATTTCCGGCGGCAACCCACGGTTGACACTTAATTCATTAATATTTGACTCGCTGTGAAAAAGAGTATGTAACCTTTTCTCAAAGCGACTTAAAAACTCTTGATAATTTTCTTTCATATTGTCAATCGCGTATGTATAGCCCACCGATTGGCGTAAATGTACAAAATAAAAAAGGCATTACAGCTACGGATAAGGCGATCTAACGCGTGTGATGCACTTTTTAAACGCCTAAACCAATAAAACAAATTGCAGATCAACCGTTTAAAATTTTTAGCTAATTTTAAAAGTATGCGTATATCAGGTCTTTAACCAACTATTTAAGCCCGGTTAAGCATAGCAATTAAAGGGTTATGACAAAGATTTAGTTTCTACAAAAAAAATAAATAGCATGTTTACCAAATATTTACCTTACTTTTGCAGCATAACACGGCTACTGCCTCTGCTGTTGCTGATTTAGTTTAGCTTACCCTTTTCTTCCTCAGTTTTCGCTTTTTCAGCTGCCCATATATGTTTTTATTAGTATATGAACGTTTTAGTTGATTTAGTACAAATAGCACACCTTAAAGTTTTTATTGCCCTATCGAACGGCTTAGTTTTCAGCGACAACACATGTTGCTAGAAACGAACATACCCATCATGACATTTCAAGAATTAAACATCATCCCCCCTATACAGAAAGCGATTGCTGAAATGGGCTATACACGTCCATCACCAATCCAAGAAAAAGCCATTCCCGTTGTGCTGGCTAATAGCGACCTTATTGGTTGCGCCCAAACCGGAACAGGCAAAACAGCTGCATTCGCAATTCCTTCTTTACAGCGCATTGCCGCGCAAAAACCAAAAACGGTTGGCGCGCCGCGTGTTTTGGTACTTACACCTACACGCGAACTTGCGATACAGATTGACGAAAATTTTGCGCTATACGGCAAATATTTACCGCTCAAACACACCTTGGTATTTGGCGGCGTATCGGCCAATATGCAGATCAGCAGCTTGAAGAAAGGAACAGATGTCATCATTGCCACGCCAGGACGCTTACTGGATTTGGCACGTCAAAAACAAATTAACCTTTCTGGTATTGAGATTTTGGTATTGGATGAGGCAGATACCATGCTTGACATGGGCTTTATAAACGATATCAAAAAGATTTTGACATTTTTACCGGAAAAACGCCAAACTTTGTTTTTTTCGGCGACTATGCCCCCGCCGATTCGTAAGTTTGCGACATCGATCTTGCGGGAAACTGTAGAAATTAACGTAAATCCTGTATCTTCGACAGCAGCATTGATTGAGCAATCGGTATACCATGTCGAAAAGCCACTCAAGCCCAAGTTTTTGGTGCACTTGCTGCGCAAGGAAAGCATCAAGCAGACGCTGGTGTTTACACGCACCAAGCACGGCGCGGATAGGTTGACCAAGATGTTAAAAAAACAAGGTTTCGAGGCGCTGGCTATTCATGGAAATAAATCGCAAGGTGCACGACAAAAAGCACTGAGCGAATTTAAAAAAGGGCAGATACAAATACTTGTCGCAACCGATATTGCTGCACGCGGCATTGACATCGACGAGTTACCACACGTGATCAACTATGAGCTTCCCGAAGTATCGGAAACTTATGTACACCGTATAGGCCGGACAGGACGAGCTGGAAAAACAGGTATCGCGGTGTCGCTTTGCAGTAGCGAGGAACGTAAAAACTTAGATGGCATTCAAAAATTAACGGGCAACAAGATACTTGTGGAGAAACTTAGCAAAATAGGCTTTTCCGCTTAATCACTTGTCTTACATAAACAATAAAAATAAATAATACAATTAAATACAATTATCATGCAAGAAGGAACAATTAAATTTTTCAACACAACCAAAGGTTTCGGTTTTATTACTCCAGCTAACGGTGGTCAAGATGTTTTCGTACACGTATCAGGTTTGATCGACGAAGTAAGAGAAAACGATGCCGTTACTTACGAAATTGAAAACGGTAAAAAAGGCGTTAACGCTGTTAAAGTTCGCTTAGTATAATTACTAGACGACATAAAAAGAAGCCAGGCTATATAAACATAGCCTGGTTTTTTATTTAGCACATGTACCAACGCATAGCTAGCGTTTGGCTTGAAAAACAAAAATCTTGTGTTCCAATTCCTAAAAAAGGAACAAACTTTTACCTGCTTTCGTAAACAGTGCCGCTGCGCTATTCTTTACGCAATACCTCCAAAGCAGGCCTGTTTAATGCCGATAAGCTGTTGAGCACACCTATAATAACCGTAAGCAACACCACGAAAGCAATCAAGAGCAAGACGAAACCAAGAGCAGGTGCAAAGCTTGTTTCGAAGATAAATATAGCAAGCGTATTGGCAGCTACTAAAGCAATCATTACCCCACTTAATGCGGCAAACAAGCCCAAAAACAAGTATTCTGCAAAAACGATCTGCGCAATCTGCTTTTTGCTGGCTCCTAGCGTACGTAAAAGTATATTTTCACGAAGGCGCTGATATTTGCTGATGAGCAGTGAAGCCACCAGTACCACGAGCCCGGTAAGGATACTAAACGAACCGATAAAGGTAATCACGAAGCCAATTTTATTCAATAAATCGTCAAGCACCTGCAATAAAGCATGGATATCGATGACCGACACATTGGGAAAATCGTTAACCACCAACCGTTGTATGTTTGCCGACTGTTCTTTGTCTGCAGCACGTGTCATCAGTACATAAAATTGCGGCGCATCATCTAGTGAACCTTTCGCCAGCACCATTCGGAAATTTGTTTGAAAGCGATTCCAATCTACCTGGCGCAAACTCGACACTTTTGCTGGAAGCAACAATCCTTGTACGTTGAGTAACAACACATCCCCTACCTTAGCATGAATGCGTTGCGCATAGCCTTCTTCCAACGAAACCTGCGCCGTATCGTTTGCACCGACCTGCCCTATCCACTCGCCCGCTGTAATTTTTTCGGATTCGGCGAGTGCATCGCGATATGTGGCGCGCACCTCACCGCGAAAAGCTCTAGCCGAATAGCCCAGTGTTGAATCAGCCAGCACGTCGTTTAGCGCATGCCCATTGATAGCCGCCAATTGCAATGTGACAATCGGAACCTCTTCCATCACCGGCAGTTTCTCGCGCTCGATAAGCGATTTTACCGCAGCTCGCTGTGCCGGTTGAATATCAAACAATACCATGTTTGCCTGGCCCGAGGAGTTACCCCTATCCACACGTTGCAACAGCATATCTTGCACAAAGAATAGCGTAGCGATCAATGCCGTGCCAAACCCCACCGAAAGTATAACAATAGTTGTCTGATTGCGCGGACGAAATAGATTAGATAAGCCCTGTCTCCAAACGTACGGCATTGAAGCGGGGAAAAATCGACGCACGATCCACATTAATAATTGTGCAACGGCATAAAGAATAGAAAAAGTAATGGCGATGCCAGCGACGAAATAAGCGGTTTGTACCCAATCGTCCAGTTGTAAACGTGAAAAACCTATCAGAAACACGATGATCAAAGCGACGACAAACCAGCGCCATGGATCTGCAGGAGCCTTGTCACTATCAGAAACCACGCGTAGCGTGTTTAAAGGCGAAATGCGCCGCAGGCTAATCAACGGCAAAAGTGCGAATAACACCGCGATAATAAAGCCGAGTAAAATACCCTGTGCAATAGAAAACCAAGAAATAGCCGAAGACAATTCAACCGGTAAAAAGTCTTGCATCACAATCGGCAAGAAATACTGTATACCGGTGCCCAGCAACGCGCCTATTATACCGGCAAATAAACCGATACCTGCAAATTGCACGAAAAAGATAAGAAATGCTTTTCTCGATGTGGCACCTAAACAACGTAAGGTAGCTACCGTCACCATTTTTTCCTGAACGTAAACATGCACCGCACTCGAAACACCGATAGCGCCCAGCAACAAAGCAGTAAAG
Coding sequences within it:
- a CDS encoding cold-shock protein, which codes for MQEGTIKFFNTTKGFGFITPANGGQDVFVHVSGLIDEVRENDAVTYEIENGKKGVNAVKVRLV
- a CDS encoding ABC transporter permease, which codes for MSWRWILLMAWRDSRRSKSRMLLYIASIVLGIAALVALDSFNANLKRDIDLQAAELLGADFEISSRTQPTADAAAFIDSIGRLSEATAREERFVSMIRFTKSNESRLIQVRGISAGYPFYGNVESLPNRAFDLLTDTNKLLLESELLLQFSAEIADSVQIGQQTFRIAGNILKMPGRTSFATNMAPAAVMSLDAMKATGLKQVGSRVEYFYYFKFPAGISVDAFVKDNEERLEKWQLGFASIQSTKENTGRSFADVTRFMQLVGFTALLLGAIGVSSAVHVYVQEKMVTVATLRCLGATSRKAFLIFFVQFAGIGLFAGIIGALLGTGIQYFLPIVMQDFLPVELSSAISWFSIAQGILLGFIIAVLFALLPLISLRRISPLNTLRVVSDSDKAPADPWRWFVVALIIVFLIGFSRLQLDDWVQTAYFVAGIAITFSILYAVAQLLMWIVRRFFPASMPYVWRQGLSNLFRPRNQTTIVILSVGFGTALIATLFFVQDMLLQRVDRGNSSGQANMVLFDIQPAQRAAVKSLIEREKLPVMEEVPIVTLQLAAINGHALNDVLADSTLGYSARAFRGEVRATYRDALAESEKITAGEWIGQVGANDTAQVSLEEGYAQRIHAKVGDVLLLNVQGLLLPAKVSSLRQVDWNRFQTNFRMVLAKGSLDDAPQFYVLMTRAADKEQSANIQRLVVNDFPNVSVIDIHALLQVLDDLLNKIGFVITFIGSFSILTGLVVLVASLLISKYQRLRENILLRTLGASKKQIAQIVFAEYLFLGLFAALSGVMIALVAANTLAIFIFETSFAPALGFVLLLIAFVVLLTVIIGVLNSLSALNRPALEVLRKE
- a CDS encoding DEAD/DEAH box helicase yields the protein MTFQELNIIPPIQKAIAEMGYTRPSPIQEKAIPVVLANSDLIGCAQTGTGKTAAFAIPSLQRIAAQKPKTVGAPRVLVLTPTRELAIQIDENFALYGKYLPLKHTLVFGGVSANMQISSLKKGTDVIIATPGRLLDLARQKQINLSGIEILVLDEADTMLDMGFINDIKKILTFLPEKRQTLFFSATMPPPIRKFATSILRETVEINVNPVSSTAALIEQSVYHVEKPLKPKFLVHLLRKESIKQTLVFTRTKHGADRLTKMLKKQGFEALAIHGNKSQGARQKALSEFKKGQIQILVATDIAARGIDIDELPHVINYELPEVSETYVHRIGRTGRAGKTGIAVSLCSSEERKNLDGIQKLTGNKILVEKLSKIGFSA